The genomic DNA TCCTTCATCGCGGGACTGTGAATGACACAAATTGTTTCTTCCGCCGGCGTTGATGGggaggttttagggttttgttttgaagacgatgatgatgatctctggCGGTGAGtgtgaaaaattgaaaatagattagggttttgttgctAGAGAAATCTTTTAATGGGCCGTATGTATTGAGCCTGAAAAGGCCCACATAACACTTCTGGTTAAATATTTAagttatacagtaaaacctctataaattaataaagtcgggaccataaaattttattaatttatagaggttttaatttatcgataaattaataattattaatttatagaaagactttcctaatttggtaaaaaaatattaaaaataagatttaatctttataactaatatttttataaaatcagttacaatgaaaataacaattatcatgttttgaagatatcactcaaagatttttatatagtaaagatattaaaaatgaattctaataaaaattaatatgtagatatatacatatatttagataattttatataattattaatttatattattgatgagaccatatatttacaaaggaatttcaaaaaaaatattattttattatattgtcaaatagtgtccaaaattacactagtcccaacttgggaccagagaaatttattaatttatagacattattaatttaccgagtattaatttatagaggttctactgtattaGTGATTggaaatattactttttaacaTGCTTGGTCAACTAGTAAACGTTAGAGAAATGCGGACGTTGCAAGGCAAGTCTACCAAGAAGATTGATTTTGAATTACAAGACCAAGACATTGAGAAAGTTTCTTTTATAATTGGcaattataataatttcattttaagatttttatccaataataatatatttttctttgtggtGATGTTTACTTTGGTATGTTTGATAAAGAGGGGCAAATTAAGACTTTAACAAATGTATGTATGAAATTATCTATTTGCTTggataataaattatatattgagAAATTGCAAGAAATTGATGACAGTGTGAATGATGAGAAGCTCAAGGAGATGTTCTCTGAGTACGGGAATGTTACCTCTTGCAAGGTTTGTCATTATCACTAAACGATATTCATTAGTCTATTCTGAATAACAAGTGTACTTCAGAAATTAGGAATGTCTCTAGACTTAGTACggaagtttgtaattttttaaaggGCTACAGCCTTCGCACTTCCACATGTATAATGGCCttaacaattttatatttaaataattcatTGAAATCTTAGGTAAATAAACTTTGGTTAGAGTTTTTATTCATGTGAAATTTTgattcattgttttttcttataattacgATTTAAATTAGAATTTGATTAGACTTTATGGTGATAGAATTatgaaactaaaatttaattagaaatttacGATGATTAGCACATATATTTATGGATGGTGAGAGATTTAACCAGGTAATTTTGGAGGTCCTCTATTCAATATGGAAGATAAAAGATGAAATTTACATTGAGTATTAATTATATGTCTAGCTACAAAATCTCCAAGGGGTATAAAATTGTTCTAGATAGTGGTTGAATGTGTTGAAAGAGATATGTCTTACATGGAAGTTTGTATAATGTTTGATAAATGACAGGTTAAGATATATTGTATAAGACTCGAtgaatgaatatttttattttatatgaattttgaaTGTTATTTCACAAACAAATTTCTCTAAATTTCATTATATTGCCAAATATGGACAAATTTTGTACTTATTGCActacaataattaattattatttttgttttaattatactaGTCAAGAATATGAGATTtgcattgaaaatattaaatttaactaGATAAAATTGTATCACTTGTATCATCTTAAATCCTGTATTAAAATTGTAATGTGGTaggttataagaaaaaatatgtatgtaaataaatcaattttagtttatatatttattctatataGATAAACTAGACAAGGGTCTGCATAGAAAACCGCgcagaaattatatacatttttattgatgaaatttaaattttaagcAGTTACTCACacacttttatttaaattaaatatgatattttttgcCTTATACATTCTATTTTGCAATACACCTTCAATTTAACTAACTATTTCATCATATTAAACCAGATTCTAATTTAACAGCCTCCATCGTAATGAATAATaactataaattttatattaaaaataacatgTCCATGATcgtattaaatttatattttagtttttaatcacttactaataaaaaataatatattacaacaaaaaaaatatataattttgttccaATTAAACTAATGtcgaatttattttgttaattatttcgaattttaatatttattattttttggttaaaatctctgttagataaatttttttcttgatataaaTCAAATGTAATTGACTAATAACATGCGTAAATTTAGAagatgtacatatatatttttgttagttttccttcttgtttttttcacaTTAATTAGAACATGTAACCATGAGAAgtaaactaatgttaaatttcttttgttattttgaattttttaacaGTTATTACTCATTGGTTCATATCTATGCATAAAAATACGTTTAAAATTAGAagatgtatatttattttttgttagtgTTCCTTCTCGATTCTTTTCACATTGTCAATTACGAATAAAATATACTCTATCACAACGACAAACACAAACTATAGTGTCTTGAATGTAACATAATTAAATGAATGCTAGATAACTTATActgttcttttgctttttttgaaTGTTAAATTGATTGATCGAAAATATGTTACATGTACAATGAGTTTCAGGAGCTACTTTCAGaaacttaaaaccaaaatttgtatTGTTGTTTCGAATTTCAACCTTCATTGCTAttggttaaaataaaataaaatatatatatacatgtcaaaatctaattgaccAATAATATTTGTGCTCGTAAAATTATAGCTGTAAAAATCTAATCCATCAACAAGAAGtcaatgataaaaatattttgactaGGCTCTACCGAAATGTATATTGTACTATCAAGATATTTACTAAcatgaaaataagaaatatagtTGTTATATATCAGACGTAAGGAAGGCTGTAGTAAGGCTTTAACTTAAGATTCTAAACCCATGGACAAAggtaagaacaaaaacaaagcttaaTTGCTACATTAACCAAAAGGTTTGAAAATTTTGCTCAAGGAAATATAGATATCAGCACAAATGATatgcaaatatatatctattttctcGTCAAAGATGTTAGCAACTCCGACTAATAAGAAATAAAAGTCCTATGTACATCATCAGGAGCCACCGAGGCTTATACATCGATAAAGATCTTGCGGCCGAGACTTCCGATCTGAATGAAGgaaaaaacactaaattttttgaaCGAAATTTTTATTGACAACTATAAAGAATAATGACAAATAAGGATGAAATTTAGGGCTTTTACTTGGATACATCATAGGAGCATTTTCCGTAGCCTGCAAGCAACGACATTACAAAAAGTCACAAATTTTATTaccattgaaaataaaatttaaaaactatttcaaaattaattatgtatgGTAGTAggataaaaatatcattattgttCGACCAACAAAATCCATTTTATTTTAcgaaaaaaatactaaaatttgcATATATCagtttaacttttttaatattatttttcatcactttttcttctaaatttaaTTCGACCATGTATAAAAACACGAAACATTTATGCATCTAGATAGATGATATATAGTCTTTTCTGGTAGAATCGATTTACACTAGTAGTGAACTGCATGTACTTACTAGGGTTAATCTTGGTGAGTGTAGCTGTTCCACCGAAGTAACAAGCAATGCGATTGTTCCCATTGGTTTGGTAATACGCATTAAACGCAAACGATGCGTGCGACACGATCGTGTCTGGTTCGTAACAATCACCATGTCTCTCAATGACCGAGCAATCCACTCTCCCAATCCCACATGCCCAATCCAAAGCTCTCTGTAGCTCAGCTTGAGATGCACCTGGTCGAGCCACACACCATGTTGTTCCCTCCAAGAACGTCGTGTTTCCTTGTGGCCCTACTAGTGACTCTGGTCTAATCGTCATCACTGGCCTTGCAGCTATACATTGTATATAAGCGTGATCGATgagacaattttttgttttcctcataTTAAACAAGTTGCAATACCAAAGATTCACTTTcatgattattattaaaaaaaaacacataacatTAGAAAACTGAAAACATGCATagtcatcaaacaaaacaaaaatctaatatcaaaatttatcttcttcaataattagagaaaaagaaaatgttttaccTTGGCAGAAGAAGTTCAGTAGAAGcagaaaaagtagaaaaatccaaaattgagTTTTCATGTTTGAAATTGCAAGTATGTATAAAGAGGGAAGAAGGAATCTAGATATCACAGCACTATAAGAAGAAACCTTATATTGTGTGGTACATAAGTGCTGTGTTTACTTGAGAACCTAATtaaatgagaaaagaagaatctaGATTTCTTAAGGAATCAAAGGTGCCTTCAAGAGAAGTAAAATGTTCAGTCAtatctttaaaaccaaaagaacataATCGCATGAGATCTTCTGATTTAGAAGATTTAATATTGGAATATTACTTTCCAATCTATATTAGCCGATTTGTTTTCTGTGTAACACATACCGAAAAGTTGAGAAAGAGACGTTTACAAGCAAAGAATTAGCAAGCAACATCTTTtgaaaaacactaaaatctgtctataaatatatattacgaTCCGACCCAAAACGCAGTCCTGTCCGATTTGCTTCCAGGTTCGATTTAGAAGACAATACTTTTAACCAACACAAGTTATTACAAAGCCAACAACTCAATCCAACTTCAAAAGCTGATGacacaacaaaatcagaagaagaCTTTTCACTCAagaaagcataaaataaataaatagaacaaAGCCTATTGGCATCATCGGTTGATTTGATTCAGTGAAGCCTAGTGAGTTCCTCAACTCTCTTACACAACTCTTCCACTTGAACATTCATGGATTTAGATATGTCCTCCATCTTGTTCCTACTCAGATCCAGAAACGACTCGATTAAGTCACCATCCAAGAAATTCCTCGCTTCTGCGGTTCTTTTCTCGTTATTAAACGACCTCCATTGCTCGTGGCTTAAGCCGCCAACTCCTTTAATCACTTTCCTCAAACTTGACTGTAACTTCTCCAAGAAAGTATACTGTTCTTGAGGAAGTGAAGCTATTACTCCAATCACTCCATTGACCGTACCAAAGATGACAGTTGGGATCTGACCAATCTCTGAATCAGGTAGCCTCATTACTAGAGATCCATGGCGGAATCTGTTCACAAACNGCTTCAAAGAAGGGTACCATTTTCTCAACGCAAGGTAGAAACTTTCTGGTCTCGAAGAGACTTTGTCACTACACGAATCATAAGCATTGAAGAGATCATGAACCAACGAATCCGAAGAACGAAACAAGAGAGCAATCTCATTGAAACAAGTACAGCTAAGATTCTGTGATGGGCTAATCCAAGCTGCATCCTTTGGTGCACTCCAATTCAGCTTCGGTAAAACTGTACCGCCTAGGGTTTCGATTGATTCCATGATCTCGATTTCGAGTTGTGGAAACGATGGGGGATTCAATGGCGTCTCTGCTTCGTTATCTGAACCTTCGGAGACTTggaaatcatcttcttcttcgaaattGTGGACTCTATTGGGCATCGCGTCTTCGTTTGTTACGGATTCAGGGAGAAGAAACGGACCAGAATCATCGGTGAGGTAGCTGATGAACGACTCTGGAAGCTGGTGAAATTTGGTTCTAATGGTTATGGATCTGAATTTTGGATACCAGTTCTGAATCTGGCATCGATTTACTTCTTCCTCCTTCATCGCGGGACTGTGAATGACACAAATTGTTTCTTCCGCCGGCGTTGATGGggaggttttagggttttgttttgaagacgatgatgatgatctctggCGGTGAGtgtgaaaaattgaaaatagatta from Camelina sativa cultivar DH55 chromosome 2, Cs, whole genome shotgun sequence includes the following:
- the LOC104715588 gene encoding major pollen allergen Ole e 10-like — protein: MKTQFWIFLLFLLLLNFFCQAARPVMTIRPESLVGPQGNTTFLEGTTWCVARPGASQAELQRALDWACGIGRVDCSVIERHGDCYEPDTIVSHASFAFNAYYQTNGNNRIACYFGGTATLTKINPSYGKCSYDVSKSEVSAARSLSMYKPRWLLMMYIGLLFLISRSC
- the LOC104747635 gene encoding cell division cycle protein 123 homolog, which gives rise to MKEEEVNRCQIQNWYPKFRSITIRTKFHQLPESFISYLTDDSGPFLLPESVTNEDAMPNRVHNFEEEDDFQVSEGSDNEAETPLNPPSFPQLEIEIMESIETLGGTVLPKLNWSAPKDAAWISPSQNLSCTCFNEIALLFRSSDSLVHDLFNAYDSCSDKVSSRPESFYLALRKWYPSLKXFVNRFRHGSLVMRLPDSEIGQIPTVIFGTVNGVIGVIASLPQEQYTFLEKLQSSLRKVIKGVGGLSHEQWRSFNNEKRTAEARNFLDGDLIESFLDLSRNKMEDISKSMNVQVEELCKRVEELTRLH